One region of Pseudomonadota bacterium genomic DNA includes:
- a CDS encoding TrpB-like pyridoxal phosphate-dependent enzyme gives MQKKIFLNEKDIPKEWYNIQADMPHPLPPPLHPGTGEPITPDMLAPIFPMNLIEQEVSTERWIKIPEEVLEKLLMWRPSPLYRAYALEKFLGTPAKIYFKNEGVSPPGSHKPNTAIPQVYYNKVFGIKRISTETGAGQWGSALAFACNQFGLESKVYMVRVSYNQKPYRRIMMETWGSHCVPSPSPDTNAGRKFLEGNPEHPGSLGIAISEAIEDAVTSKDTRYSLGSVLNHVLMHQTIIGLEAQKQMAIAGDYPDIVIGCCGGGSNFAGLAFPYARDKIHGKNLRLIAVEPTSCPTMTKGAYVYDFGDTAQTTPLLPMYSLGSGFIPPGIHAGGLRYHGMAPLVSRLITDGLIEARAYNQLETFAAGLTFARTEGFIPAPETNHAIACVIEEAKKAKEEGKEKVILLNWSGHGIIDLAAYDAYISGKLTDYAFPDEEIKKLTEKLKKIA, from the coding sequence ATGCAGAAAAAAATTTTTTTGAATGAGAAGGACATACCAAAAGAATGGTATAACATCCAGGCGGATATGCCGCATCCACTTCCACCACCACTTCATCCTGGAACCGGAGAACCCATTACACCGGACATGCTCGCACCGATATTTCCCATGAATTTAATTGAACAAGAGGTAAGTACCGAGAGATGGATCAAGATACCAGAAGAAGTCCTGGAAAAGCTTCTCATGTGGAGGCCGTCGCCTCTGTACAGGGCATATGCCCTGGAGAAGTTTCTCGGTACACCCGCAAAGATCTATTTTAAGAATGAAGGTGTGAGCCCTCCGGGGAGTCATAAACCCAACACCGCTATTCCCCAGGTTTACTACAACAAGGTGTTCGGCATCAAGAGAATCTCGACAGAAACAGGGGCAGGGCAATGGGGAAGTGCACTCGCCTTCGCATGTAACCAGTTTGGTCTTGAATCAAAGGTATACATGGTAAGGGTAAGCTATAACCAGAAACCCTACAGAAGGATCATGATGGAGACCTGGGGGTCGCACTGTGTACCAAGCCCGAGCCCCGATACGAACGCAGGGAGAAAATTCCTCGAAGGGAATCCAGAACATCCGGGAAGCTTGGGTATAGCAATAAGTGAAGCGATAGAAGATGCGGTCACCTCAAAGGATACAAGGTATTCCTTAGGGAGCGTGCTAAACCATGTGTTGATGCACCAGACCATTATAGGTCTTGAAGCACAGAAACAGATGGCGATTGCCGGTGATTATCCTGATATCGTGATAGGCTGTTGCGGTGGGGGCAGCAACTTTGCAGGTCTTGCCTTCCCCTACGCGAGAGACAAGATACACGGAAAGAATTTGAGGTTAATTGCCGTTGAGCCTACTTCGTGTCCGACGATGACGAAAGGTGCTTACGTCTACGATTTCGGTGATACGGCCCAGACAACACCGCTTCTGCCCATGTATTCCCTCGGTTCCGGGTTTATTCCCCCTGGCATTCATGCCGGTGGCTTAAGGTACCACGGGATGGCACCCCTTGTGAGCAGGCTCATCACGGACGGGCTCATAGAGGCAAGGGCGTATAACCAGCTTGAGACCTTTGCGGCAGGTTTGACCTTCGCGAGAACCGAAGGGTTCATCCCTGCTCCAGAGACGAACCATGCCATTGCCTGTGTGATAGAAGAGGCAAAGAAGGCGAAGGAGGAGGGGAAAGAGAAGGTAATACTCCTCAACTGGAGTGGTCATGGTATTATCGACCTTGCAGCATATGACGCATATATATCAGGGAAATTGACGGACTATGCATTCCCCGATGAAGAGATCAAGAAACTTACAGAAAAACTGAAAAAGATCGCATAA
- a CDS encoding glycosyltransferase family 2 protein — MSDNKANNKDQGSIFDESLPDSPLSALRSMPLAVSIVIITRDTKELLKGLLISIEKDVPLKPFIKEVIVVNNASTDETDIMVKEEFPWVMLIENERNMGFAASANQGISRSTGAYILFLNSDTLVIPCEIEKMLKFMDENKDVGICGPQLVYPDMELQRSFAYIPSLLFEIVPRSLLSTPRSPLDVPSLIGAAIMVRREVLETLTGFDERFFFFLEETDLCVRIKGIGHRVAFLPEAKVIHLQGKTVGKKWVKGRIEYNISLHKFIQKHHVAPYSMLFKGVRIFKTFIFLVVVTCLPFLLFHKKTSRSYIYYFTLLLWYLSGCPDKAGLRPIAKSMEQGA; from the coding sequence ATGAGCGACAATAAAGCAAACAACAAGGATCAAGGATCAATATTTGATGAATCCCTTCCCGACTCTCCGCTCTCCGCTCTCCGCTCCATGCCCCTTGCCGTTTCTATCGTTATCATCACCCGGGACACAAAAGAACTCTTAAAAGGCCTCCTGATCTCCATAGAAAAGGATGTGCCCCTTAAGCCTTTTATTAAGGAAGTCATAGTTGTTAACAATGCATCCACAGATGAAACAGACATCATGGTAAAAGAAGAGTTCCCATGGGTAATGTTAATAGAGAATGAGAGAAACATGGGATTTGCAGCATCAGCGAATCAAGGCATTTCCCGTTCGACCGGGGCATACATACTTTTCTTAAACTCTGATACACTCGTCATCCCGTGTGAGATAGAAAAGATGCTTAAGTTCATGGACGAGAATAAAGATGTAGGGATATGCGGTCCACAGCTTGTCTATCCTGATATGGAACTCCAGCGCTCCTTTGCATATATCCCCTCCCTGCTTTTTGAAATCGTCCCCCGCTCTCTGCTCTCCACTCCCCGCTCTCCGCTCGATGTCCCCTCCCTCATCGGCGCAGCCATAATGGTTCGAAGGGAGGTTTTGGAAACCCTAACTGGTTTTGACGAGCGGTTTTTCTTTTTCCTTGAAGAGACAGACTTATGTGTTAGGATAAAGGGTATAGGACATAGGGTGGCATTCCTTCCGGAAGCGAAGGTGATACACCTGCAGGGAAAGACAGTGGGAAAGAAATGGGTCAAAGGTCGTATCGAGTATAATATTTCCCTCCATAAGTTCATCCAGAAACATCACGTTGCTCCATACTCTATGCTCTTTAAGGGCGTGCGCATCTTCAAGACCTTTATCTTTCTTGTTGTAGTTACCTGCCTGCCTTTTTTGTTGTTCCACAAAAAAACCAGCCGCAGCTACATCTATTATTTCACATTACTTCTCTGGTACCTGTCCGGTTGCCCAGACAAAGCAGGACTGCGCCCCATTGCTAAGAGCATGGAGCAAGGGGCATAG
- a CDS encoding four helix bundle protein yields the protein MAKSKNGGSVVKFRFQNLEIWKESIDIGNILFDIADTLEQKKLYRFAEQLRGSGISMSNNIAEGSGSNSKTEFRNFLNIARRSTFEVVNILVILNMRNLIDQETIDFLFNRLETLSRKTTQFQRSLQ from the coding sequence ATGGCAAAGAGCAAAAATGGGGGGAGTGTAGTGAAATTCAGGTTCCAGAACCTTGAAATTTGGAAAGAATCAATTGATATTGGGAACATACTATTTGATATTGCTGATACACTCGAACAAAAGAAATTATACAGATTCGCTGAACAATTACGCGGTTCTGGAATATCCATGTCCAATAATATTGCGGAAGGTTCTGGAAGCAATTCCAAGACCGAATTTAGGAATTTCTTAAATATTGCCAGGAGAAGTACATTCGAGGTTGTCAATATCCTCGTCATTCTTAATATGCGTAATCTCATTGATCAAGAAACTATCGATTTTTTATTCAATCGTTTGGAGACATTATCACGCAAAACAACTCAGTTCCAACGTTCACTACAATAG
- the serA gene encoding phosphoglycerate dehydrogenase yields MKVLIADPLSEKALDILTSNNLSVEVKVGLKGEELKEIIGEFDALIVRSTTKATKEIIEKGTKLKVIGRAGIGVDNVDVPAATEKGIIVMNTPQGNALAAAEHSLALMFAAARKVALADRTMKQGKWEKKALMGIELDGKTLGIIGIGNIGSIVAEKALALGMKVIAYDPFVPEEFAEKRGIRLVDFDTLLKESDFIAIHVPLVKETRNMINKETLAKMKKGVILINVARGPIVNEKDLFSALEEGQVACAALDVFEEEPPQKDNPLVLSDKTVCTPHLGASTKEAQDKVAIDIAHQVVDFFLHGVIKNSVNAPPLSMDVARQIAPYLKLSQNLGTMVSTITGFPIEEIEIEYMGTISEVETKILTQGIIKSILSLQLEGVNYVNAPLIAKSRGIKVRETKMGEHEDFTSLLAITVKGGGKENSIYGTLFGKKEPRLVKVNNIYLEADLKGHILFVYNYDKPGVIASIANVFFIRGINIGDMHFGRESAGGLAISLLDLDKEIEDNVIREIQSLPNVIFVKRVDLE; encoded by the coding sequence ATGAAAGTCCTCATCGCAGACCCATTATCGGAGAAGGCCCTCGACATCCTCACATCCAACAACCTCTCTGTCGAGGTGAAGGTAGGGCTTAAAGGCGAGGAACTGAAGGAGATCATAGGTGAGTTTGATGCCCTGATCGTGAGGAGCACGACAAAGGCAACGAAAGAGATTATCGAGAAGGGAACAAAACTCAAGGTCATAGGAAGGGCAGGGATCGGGGTAGACAACGTGGATGTCCCCGCAGCCACAGAGAAAGGTATCATCGTGATGAACACCCCCCAGGGGAATGCCCTTGCCGCAGCAGAACACTCCCTCGCCCTCATGTTTGCCGCAGCGAGAAAGGTAGCCCTCGCAGACAGGACCATGAAACAGGGAAAATGGGAGAAGAAGGCCCTCATGGGGATCGAGCTCGATGGGAAGACCCTCGGTATCATCGGGATTGGGAACATCGGCTCCATCGTGGCAGAGAAGGCCCTCGCCCTTGGCATGAAGGTCATTGCCTATGACCCCTTCGTGCCAGAAGAATTTGCAGAGAAGAGGGGGATCAGGCTCGTGGACTTCGACACCCTCCTCAAGGAGAGCGACTTCATCGCCATCCACGTACCCCTGGTCAAGGAGACGAGGAATATGATCAATAAAGAGACGCTCGCAAAGATGAAGAAGGGGGTGATCCTCATCAACGTGGCAAGGGGTCCGATTGTAAACGAGAAGGACCTCTTTAGTGCCCTTGAAGAGGGTCAGGTCGCATGTGCAGCCCTCGATGTCTTTGAAGAGGAACCACCGCAAAAGGACAATCCATTAGTCCTCTCTGACAAGACGGTCTGTACCCCGCATCTCGGTGCATCCACAAAGGAGGCACAGGATAAGGTTGCCATCGATATCGCCCATCAGGTCGTGGATTTCTTCCTCCACGGGGTGATCAAGAACAGTGTGAACGCACCCCCTTTATCCATGGATGTGGCAAGGCAGATTGCCCCCTACCTCAAGCTCTCTCAGAACTTAGGTACCATGGTCTCCACAATCACCGGGTTCCCCATCGAGGAGATCGAGATTGAGTATATGGGGACCATCTCAGAGGTAGAGACGAAGATCCTCACCCAGGGGATTATAAAGAGTATCCTCTCACTCCAGCTTGAAGGGGTGAACTACGTGAACGCACCCTTAATTGCAAAGAGTAGGGGGATAAAGGTCAGGGAGACAAAGATGGGAGAGCACGAGGATTTTACCTCCCTGCTCGCCATCACGGTGAAGGGAGGGGGGAAGGAGAACTCCATCTATGGGACCCTCTTCGGGAAGAAGGAGCCAAGACTCGTAAAGGTGAATAACATCTACCTCGAGGCAGACCTGAAGGGACATATCCTCTTTGTGTACAACTACGATAAGCCAGGGGTGATCGCATCTATCGCCAATGTCTTCTTCATCCGGGGCATCAATATAGGGGATATGCACTTTGGAAGGGAGAGTGCGGGAGGACTGGCAATCTCACTACTTGACCTTGACAAGGAGATAGAGGATAACGTCATCAGGGAGATCCAATCACTACCCAATGTGATTTTTGTGAAGAGGGTGGATTTAGAGTAA
- a CDS encoding alanine--glyoxylate aminotransferase family protein — protein MQKRYLLAPGPTQIPPEVLLKMAEPIIHHRNPVFEAVVEEVRANLKYLFGTKNEVLIFASSGTGAMEGAVTNVLSPGDKAVVVRAGKFGERWANIARAYGVEAITIDIPWGENLDPVIIEKTLKEHPDAKAVYTQATETSTGARFPIKEIAGIVKNYPDTLMVVDGITGVGVFELPQDAWGIDILVGGSQKALMLPPGLAFAGVSDKAWVFTKTSKIPKFYFNWAKELANLEKNQTNFTPAISLIIGLRESLRMIKEEGLENIYQRIDVLAQATREGAMALGLKIFAKSPSPAVTAIVAPEGIDGQAIYKTLWKKYGVTGAGGQDQLKGKVFRIATLGYADTYDVITAISALEFTLRDLGYKFPMGAGVGKALDVLKEL, from the coding sequence ATGCAAAAGAGATACTTGCTTGCACCAGGGCCAACCCAGATCCCCCCTGAAGTACTTCTCAAGATGGCTGAGCCCATCATCCACCACAGGAACCCCGTCTTTGAAGCGGTCGTGGAGGAGGTAAGGGCAAATCTCAAATACCTCTTTGGCACAAAGAACGAGGTACTCATCTTCGCCTCTTCAGGCACAGGGGCAATGGAAGGGGCAGTAACCAATGTACTCTCACCAGGCGATAAGGCAGTGGTGGTGAGGGCAGGCAAATTCGGTGAAAGATGGGCCAATATAGCCAGGGCCTACGGGGTTGAAGCGATTACGATCGACATCCCGTGGGGCGAGAACTTAGACCCGGTCATTATAGAGAAGACCTTAAAGGAGCATCCCGATGCAAAGGCAGTCTATACACAGGCAACAGAGACCTCAACAGGTGCCAGATTCCCCATCAAAGAGATTGCAGGGATCGTAAAGAACTATCCGGATACCCTGATGGTGGTGGACGGTATCACCGGTGTCGGTGTCTTTGAACTGCCACAGGATGCATGGGGTATCGATATCCTTGTGGGTGGCTCACAGAAGGCATTAATGCTTCCCCCGGGGCTCGCCTTCGCAGGGGTGAGTGACAAGGCATGGGTGTTCACAAAGACCTCAAAGATCCCGAAGTTCTACTTCAACTGGGCAAAGGAGCTTGCAAACCTCGAGAAGAACCAGACAAACTTTACCCCTGCCATCTCCTTAATCATAGGCTTAAGAGAATCCTTACGCATGATCAAGGAGGAGGGGCTTGAGAATATCTATCAACGGATCGATGTCCTCGCACAGGCAACCCGTGAAGGGGCAATGGCATTAGGGCTTAAAATCTTCGCAAAATCCCCGAGCCCTGCGGTCACTGCAATCGTTGCCCCGGAAGGGATCGATGGCCAGGCCATCTATAAGACCCTCTGGAAAAAATACGGGGTAACAGGTGCAGGGGGACAGGACCAATTAAAGGGCAAGGTCTTTAGAATTGCCACCCTTGGTTATGCGGATACATACGATGTGATTACCGCCATCTCAGCCCTCGAATTTACATTAAGAGATTTAGGTTACAAGTTCCCCATGGGGGCAGGTGTGGGGAAGGCACTCGATGTCTTAAAGGAACTCTAA
- a CDS encoding 2-oxoacid:acceptor oxidoreductase family protein — protein sequence MKLEIVCAGIGGRGVLLASTIVIETAIAAGYSAIASDEYGMSQRGGSVVSLVKVGDFKSPLIGRENADVLLAFEESEFYRNLVFLKRGGMAIVNTPKDALPDKINNLLAERNNNCFLINADDIAKEKGMIQASNMAILGFFSYFRIGPYTFEGILDTLKERTKGKFLEKNVDVFQAGYESAKNPQAIG from the coding sequence ATGAAGCTTGAGATCGTCTGTGCTGGCATTGGTGGCAGGGGTGTGCTCCTTGCGTCTACAATCGTTATCGAAACTGCAATAGCGGCAGGATATAGTGCAATAGCTTCAGACGAATACGGCATGAGTCAGAGGGGCGGTTCCGTAGTTTCACTTGTGAAGGTTGGTGACTTCAAAAGCCCGCTGATAGGAAGAGAAAATGCCGATGTACTGCTTGCTTTTGAAGAAAGTGAATTTTATAGAAACCTCGTTTTTCTGAAAAGGGGAGGCATGGCCATTGTGAATACCCCTAAAGATGCATTGCCTGACAAGATCAATAATCTATTGGCAGAGCGGAATAACAATTGTTTCTTAATCAATGCAGATGATATTGCCAAAGAGAAGGGCATGATTCAGGCGTCGAACATGGCTATATTGGGCTTTTTCTCCTATTTCCGCATAGGTCCTTATACGTTTGAAGGCATATTGGACACGTTAAAAGAGAGAACGAAAGGGAAGTTTCTCGAGAAGAATGTTGACGTATTTCAGGCAGGGTACGAAAGTGCCAAAAACCCTCAAGCCATCGGCTAA
- a CDS encoding HAD family hydrolase — MTKAIIFDFDGTLTELTLDFQHLKVEIVKIARRYVTEETIKRFDGFYVIEMVYEIEKILGGKNTEFKFEAFERLKELELEASKGKDVYPYTRDALRSLKDKGMKTGIITRSCIDVLKNVFPDIEEYVDGIVTRDNTKLVKPHPSHVVEILRILAIPPENAILVGDHPTDIMAGKTLKMDTVGVLAGRTTREAFEKAGATYILNDIRDILGLKAVIGNISRVTGIKSHSKA, encoded by the coding sequence ATGACTAAAGCAATCATATTCGATTTCGATGGTACATTAACTGAATTAACCTTAGACTTTCAACATTTAAAGGTCGAAATTGTGAAGATTGCACGAAGGTACGTAACCGAAGAAACCATTAAGAGGTTTGATGGTTTCTATGTTATAGAGATGGTCTATGAGATTGAAAAAATACTTGGCGGGAAAAACACTGAATTTAAGTTTGAGGCCTTTGAAAGGCTTAAAGAGCTTGAACTCGAAGCCTCAAAGGGTAAAGATGTGTACCCCTATACAAGAGACGCGCTAAGAAGCCTGAAGGATAAGGGCATGAAGACCGGCATTATAACGAGAAGCTGTATCGATGTGCTGAAGAATGTGTTCCCTGATATAGAAGAATATGTTGACGGCATTGTAACGCGTGATAACACAAAACTTGTCAAACCTCATCCATCTCATGTGGTTGAGATTTTACGTATTCTTGCCATCCCTCCGGAAAATGCAATACTGGTGGGAGACCATCCCACAGATATCATGGCTGGCAAAACACTGAAAATGGATACCGTTGGTGTCCTTGCAGGCAGAACCACACGGGAGGCCTTTGAAAAAGCAGGGGCTACTTACATACTCAACGACATAAGGGATATCCTGGGCTTAAAGGCCGTGATTGGCAATATTTCTCGTGTAACTGGAATAAAGTCACACTCAAAGGCATAA
- a CDS encoding dodecin family protein, translated as MRTEGRVARVTEVVAGSPKSFEDAVLVGFKRASKTLRGITGLKVKDPRCKVEDGKIIEFRVTLEVLFILES; from the coding sequence GGTAGCAAGGGTAACAGAGGTTGTCGCCGGTTCCCCAAAAAGCTTTGAGGATGCGGTGTTGGTCGGGTTCAAAAGGGCATCAAAGACCTTGAGGGGTATCACGGGCCTGAAGGTTAAAGACCCCCGCTGTAAGGTAGAGGATGGAAAGATCATTGAGTTCAGGGTTACGCTGGAAGTGTTGTTTATACTGGAGAGCTGA
- a CDS encoding thiamine pyrophosphate-dependent enzyme: MKAPAEVMIGNFAIARGLVEAGLELAAAYPGTPSSEILPGIVEFNKREKGKIHAEWSTNERCALEVAFGAALSGKKAACMMKQVGLNVAFPSLMRGRDKRIEGALVIVSCDDPGPQSSQTEQDTRLLCTLFNIPVFDPTSSKEAGDVAYYALNYSFEHKTPVILRSTHRVSHAREAIKLFPPGTRKVTLNEGTNHQAPITKHQAPITKLGIIASGMSYSIAMDVISDFGLAKDIPIYKVLRIMPTTPPSTLRPLDPSLIDFTDRMDKVLVLEETDWVLEALLDSGDKILGRRNGYVPDAGELTYDVVRSVVERIIEEMEIGGKVFVPDSHIEEALQGVTFPPRPPKLCAGCPHRASFHAMSYAYPEAIFPGDIGCYTLGIAQGAVDTCIDMGGGVTLAAGFYDAFSQDENFIPIIASVGDSTFFHACLPPLYDAVEKQKRFILIIMDNSTTAMTGMQPTPQSGITADGTPTNSLKIEDIVRGLGIEFLRVLDPYDVPLMIKTIKEAYAYLTSNNQSPRSPLHAPRSTHKSPAVIIARRICLLYGKGKGQQFLDSIDLEQDCTGCKTCVTRFGCPALLFDEEKKKVKIDDGLCVKCGICLYACPRNEKGKGLLKSKGSHFIKIKSKL, from the coding sequence TTGAAGGCACCGGCAGAAGTAATGATAGGCAACTTTGCGATAGCAAGAGGCCTGGTAGAAGCAGGTTTAGAGCTGGCAGCGGCGTATCCCGGAACACCGAGCTCGGAAATATTGCCTGGTATAGTGGAGTTTAATAAAAGAGAAAAGGGGAAAATACATGCGGAATGGTCAACAAATGAGCGGTGTGCCCTTGAAGTAGCGTTCGGTGCGGCACTCTCAGGCAAGAAGGCCGCATGTATGATGAAGCAGGTGGGCTTAAACGTTGCCTTTCCTTCTCTCATGCGAGGAAGGGATAAACGTATTGAAGGTGCTCTTGTCATCGTTTCCTGCGATGACCCTGGACCTCAATCATCCCAGACAGAACAGGATACAAGACTCCTCTGCACACTGTTCAATATCCCTGTGTTTGATCCTACCTCCTCAAAAGAGGCTGGTGATGTTGCATATTATGCACTTAATTATTCCTTTGAACATAAAACCCCTGTAATCCTGAGATCCACCCACAGGGTGAGCCATGCGAGGGAAGCCATTAAGCTCTTTCCGCCGGGCACTCGAAAGGTAACCCTGAATGAAGGCACCAATCACCAAGCACCAATCACGAAGCACCAAGCACCAATCACGAAGTTGGGTATCATCGCTTCTGGTATGAGTTACTCTATAGCGATGGATGTAATTTCAGATTTCGGGCTTGCAAAAGATATCCCTATTTATAAAGTGTTACGAATCATGCCAACCACTCCCCCTTCGACCCTTCGACCCCTCGACCCCTCATTAATTGATTTTACAGACAGGATGGATAAGGTACTGGTTTTAGAAGAAACAGACTGGGTACTGGAAGCGCTGTTAGACAGCGGTGATAAGATTCTCGGGAGAAGAAATGGGTATGTGCCAGATGCAGGCGAACTCACCTATGATGTAGTAAGAAGTGTCGTTGAACGAATTATAGAAGAGATGGAGATCGGGGGAAAGGTGTTTGTACCTGATTCTCACATAGAAGAGGCGTTGCAAGGTGTTACATTCCCGCCACGCCCACCAAAACTCTGTGCTGGATGTCCTCACAGGGCATCGTTTCATGCAATGAGTTATGCCTATCCGGAGGCAATTTTCCCTGGTGATATAGGCTGTTACACATTAGGTATAGCTCAGGGTGCTGTAGATACGTGTATCGATATGGGTGGCGGAGTTACTTTAGCTGCCGGTTTCTATGACGCCTTCTCTCAGGATGAAAACTTTATACCGATTATTGCTTCCGTTGGCGATTCAACATTTTTTCATGCATGCTTGCCGCCACTATATGATGCAGTTGAAAAACAAAAAAGGTTCATTCTAATTATCATGGATAACAGCACAACAGCCATGACGGGGATGCAGCCCACGCCACAGTCAGGTATCACTGCGGATGGTACGCCCACCAATTCGTTAAAAATAGAAGATATCGTGAGGGGTTTGGGGATTGAGTTTTTGAGAGTGCTTGACCCCTACGATGTGCCCCTTATGATTAAAACAATAAAAGAAGCATATGCATATCTTACATCAAATAACCAATCACCCCGCTCCCCGCTCCACGCTCCACGCTCCACGCACAAATCCCCTGCAGTGATCATTGCGAGGAGAATATGTCTCCTTTACGGGAAAGGGAAGGGCCAGCAGTTCCTTGATTCCATCGATCTTGAACAAGATTGTACAGGGTGTAAGACCTGCGTCACCCGTTTTGGGTGTCCTGCCCTTTTGTTTGATGAGGAGAAAAAGAAGGTTAAGATTGATGACGGACTATGTGTGAAGTGTGGGATCTGTCTTTACGCATGTCCGAGGAACGAGAAAGGGAAAGGTCTGCTTAAATCGAAGGGTAGCCATTTTATTAAAATTAAAAGCAAATTATAG
- a CDS encoding pyridoxal phosphate-dependent aminotransferase has translation MLLSERVKNIKPSGVRKIFDLAQKVKNPINLSIGEPDFDIPDPIKEEGIKWIRAGFNKYTPSGGIMPLREKVLHNLQAKGIRCDDVIITAGATGGILLSFVVTMNPMDEVIIPDPYFVLYEYQVLLLGGKPVFVDTYPDFTLREERLREAITDKTRAILVNSPNNPTGTAYSRKELEMVVKVAQEKDLLIFSDDIYDRFMYDDDPDRVYLGQLYDKTLTIGGFSKTWAMTGWRIGFVAGPKEIIQSMVAMQQYVFSSINSIGQKAALFALDYSTASLIEGYKKKRDLIYEGLKDKYRVVKPKGAFFIFPEVPGGDGDAFVEKALSKNLFIIPGSVFSSRKSHVRISFAASEENLLKGIEILRSMV, from the coding sequence ATGTTACTCTCAGAGAGGGTAAAGAATATAAAACCTTCGGGTGTGAGAAAGATCTTTGACCTTGCACAGAAGGTAAAGAACCCCATCAACCTGAGTATAGGAGAACCTGACTTTGACATTCCCGACCCCATCAAAGAGGAGGGGATTAAATGGATTCGCGCAGGATTCAATAAGTACACACCCTCAGGCGGTATCATGCCATTACGGGAGAAAGTCCTCCATAACCTCCAGGCAAAGGGTATCCGGTGTGACGATGTGATTATTACGGCAGGTGCAACAGGCGGTATACTCCTTTCCTTTGTGGTGACCATGAATCCCATGGATGAGGTGATTATCCCTGATCCATACTTTGTGCTCTATGAATACCAGGTACTGCTTCTGGGTGGTAAACCGGTATTTGTGGATACCTATCCTGATTTCACCTTACGGGAAGAGAGATTGCGGGAGGCTATCACGGATAAGACACGGGCAATACTGGTGAATAGCCCCAACAATCCCACAGGCACAGCCTATTCACGAAAGGAACTCGAAATGGTCGTGAAGGTGGCGCAAGAAAAGGACCTCCTCATATTCTCTGATGATATCTATGACCGGTTCATGTATGATGATGACCCGGACAGGGTATACCTGGGCCAGCTCTATGACAAGACGCTCACCATCGGTGGTTTTTCCAAGACCTGGGCCATGACAGGCTGGAGAATAGGTTTTGTTGCTGGTCCAAAAGAGATCATCCAGAGCATGGTGGCCATGCAGCAGTACGTATTCAGCAGTATCAACTCCATTGGTCAGAAGGCAGCGCTTTTTGCCCTTGACTATAGTACTGCTTCGCTCATTGAAGGCTACAAAAAAAAGAGAGACCTTATCTATGAGGGTCTTAAGGACAAATACAGGGTCGTGAAGCCCAAGGGTGCGTTCTTTATCTTTCCCGAGGTGCCCGGCGGTGATGGGGATGCGTTTGTTGAAAAGGCATTGAGTAAAAACCTTTTTATAATACCTGGCAGCGTTTTTTCGAGTAGAAAATCGCATGTCCGTATCTCCTTTGCAGCGAGCGAGGAGAACCTTCTGAAAGGTATTGAGATACTGAGGAGCATGGTATGA